One Hemitrygon akajei chromosome 21, sHemAka1.3, whole genome shotgun sequence genomic region harbors:
- the LOC140714482 gene encoding uncharacterized protein — protein MGMQRCNGKMECRGAMGRWNAEVQWEDGNAEVQQEDGMQRCSGKMGIQRCSRKMECRGAAGRWNAEVQREDGMQRCSRKIECRGAMGRSNAEVQWEDGMQRCNGKMECRGAVGRWECRGAAGRWNAEVQREDGMQRCSRKMECRGAAGRWNAEVQQEDGNAEVQHEDGMQRCSGKMGMKRCNGKMGMQRCSRKMECRGAAGRWNAEVQWEDGNAEVQREDGMQRCSRKMECRGAAGRWNAEVQQEDGMQRCSGKMECRGAAGRWNAEVQQEDGMQRCSGKMGMQRCSGKMECRGAAGRWE, from the exons ATGGGAATGCAGAGGTGCAATGGGAAGATGGAATGCAGAGGTGCAATGGGAAGATGGAATGCAGAGGtgcagtgggaagatgggaatgCAGAGGTGCAGCAGGAAGATGGAATGCAGAGGTGCAGCGGGAAGATGGGAATACAGAGGTGCAGCAGGAAGATGGAATGCAGAGGTGCAGCAGGAAGATGGAATGCAGAGGTGCAGCGGGAAGATGGAATGCAGAGGTGCAGCAGGAAGATCGAATGCAGAGGTGCAATGGGAAGATCGAATGCAGAGGTGCAATGGGAAGATGGAATGCAGAGGTGCAATGGGAAGATGGAATGCAGAGGtgcagtgggaagatgggaatgCAGAGGTGCAGCGGGAAGATGGAATGCAGAGGTGCAGCGGGAAGATGGAATGCAGAGGTGCAGCAGGAAGATGGAATGCAGAGGTGCAGCAGGAAGATGGAATGCAGAGgtgcagcaggaagatgggaatGCAGAGGTGCAGCATGAAGATGGAATGCAGAGGTGCAGCGGGAAGATGGGAATGAAGAGATGCAACGGGAAGATGGGAATGCAGAGGTGCAGCAGGAAGATGGAATGCAGAGGTGCAGCAGGAAGATGGAATGCAGAGGtgcagtgggaagatgggaatgCAGAGGTGCAGCGGGAAGATGGAATGCAGAG GTGCAGCAGGAAGATGGAATGCAGAGGTGCAGCAGGAAGATGGAATGCAGAGGTGCAGCAGGAAGATGGAATGCAGAGGTGCAGTGGGAAGATGGAATGCAGAGGTGCAGCAGGAAGATGGAATGCAGAGGTGCAGCAGGAAGATGGAATGCAGAGGtgcagtgggaagatgggaatgCAGAGGTGCAGCGGGAAGATGGAATGCAGAGGTGCAGCGGGAAGATGGGAATGA